In Myxococcus stipitatus, the following are encoded in one genomic region:
- a CDS encoding serine/threonine-protein kinase codes for MGTHHPDHPAAKPFILFTAGATSYELIQYLGVRGSGELLIARRHYADTPGDLVLIKRLQDVGDELGRARLREEVKLLMRLSHPAIAQVFLVRVHDGLPHLVMEYVDGQSLETLVSYAALRRRPLSEAFAAYVGAEVADALHHAHTLEDDRGRPLGLVHRDVSPRALRLDSRGHVKLSDFALAWARLPGRVATEAHVVRGDLAYCSPEALLRRPLDGRSDLFSLGVVLLELLTGLHLLDLEPVERAALASGPLPESELLVAESPSWLSAPMMAARMACFSPRHVEQVTASLSSSLRAILSRLLQREPEERFQTALELRDALRAVLVGRGYGYGPPEAAREAAQVRQEARSRRRAADVLSPDDAFPSPFGHRDSHAAGT; via the coding sequence ATGGGCACCCACCATCCAGACCACCCCGCCGCCAAGCCCTTCATCCTCTTCACCGCCGGGGCCACGTCGTACGAACTCATCCAGTACCTCGGCGTTCGCGGCTCCGGAGAGCTGCTCATCGCCCGCAGGCACTACGCGGACACGCCGGGCGACCTGGTCCTCATCAAGCGCTTGCAAGACGTGGGCGACGAACTCGGGCGCGCGCGGCTGCGCGAAGAGGTCAAGCTGTTGATGCGATTGTCCCATCCGGCCATCGCCCAGGTCTTCCTGGTGCGTGTGCATGATGGATTGCCTCACCTCGTCATGGAGTACGTGGATGGCCAGAGCCTGGAGACGCTGGTCAGCTATGCGGCGCTGCGCCGCCGTCCCTTGTCGGAGGCCTTCGCCGCCTACGTGGGCGCGGAGGTCGCGGACGCGCTCCACCACGCGCATACCCTGGAGGATGACCGGGGCCGGCCCCTGGGACTCGTCCACCGGGACGTCAGCCCTCGCGCCTTGCGGCTGGATTCGCGGGGGCATGTGAAGCTCTCGGACTTCGCCCTAGCCTGGGCTCGGCTCCCGGGGCGTGTGGCCACCGAAGCGCATGTCGTCCGGGGGGACCTCGCCTATTGCTCGCCGGAGGCACTGTTGCGCCGGCCCCTGGATGGCCGCTCGGACCTGTTCTCGCTGGGCGTGGTGTTGCTGGAGCTGCTCACGGGGTTGCATCTGCTGGACCTGGAGCCCGTGGAGCGCGCGGCGCTCGCGTCGGGGCCGCTGCCAGAGTCGGAGCTGCTCGTGGCGGAGTCGCCCAGCTGGCTTTCGGCGCCCATGATGGCCGCGCGCATGGCGTGCTTCTCTCCGCGGCATGTGGAACAGGTGACGGCGTCCCTGTCCTCATCGCTGCGGGCCATCCTCTCGCGGCTCTTGCAGCGGGAGCCGGAGGAGCGTTTCCAGACAGCCCTGGAGCTGCGGGATGCCCTGCGCGCCGTGCTGGTGGGGCGGGGGTATGGGTATGGCCCCCCAGAGGCGGCTCGCGAAGCGGCGCAGGTCCGGCAGGAGGCTCGCTCCCGGCGGCGCGCCGCGGACGTGTTGTCCCCGGATGATGCGTTCCCTTCGCCCTTCGGACACCGTGACAGTCACGCGGCTGGGACGTGA